A window from Corynebacterium urogenitale encodes these proteins:
- a CDS encoding ribose-5-phosphate isomerase, which produces MRIYLGADHAGFEMKNVIKDHLIAKGLEVVDCGAHEYDADDDYPAFCIEAARRVVEDEGSLGIVLGGSGNGEQIAANKVKGARCALAWSVETAKLAREHNNAQLIGLGGRMHSEEEALAIVDAFISQPWSEAERHQRRIDILAEYERTGEAPALPEAK; this is translated from the coding sequence ATGCGTATTTACCTAGGTGCTGACCATGCTGGTTTCGAGATGAAGAATGTGATCAAGGATCACCTCATTGCCAAGGGCCTGGAGGTTGTCGATTGCGGTGCTCATGAATACGACGCCGACGACGACTACCCGGCATTCTGCATTGAGGCGGCCCGCCGCGTCGTTGAGGACGAAGGCTCGCTGGGCATCGTCCTCGGCGGATCCGGTAACGGCGAGCAGATCGCTGCCAACAAGGTCAAGGGAGCGCGTTGTGCCCTGGCGTGGTCCGTAGAGACTGCAAAACTGGCGCGCGAGCACAACAACGCCCAGCTCATTGGGTTGGGTGGCCGCATGCACTCCGAGGAAGAAGCGTTGGCCATCGTGGATGCGTTCATCTCTCAACCGTGGAGCGAGGCTGAGCGCCACCAGCGCCGCATCGATATTCTCGCTGAGTACGAGCGCACGGGGGAAGCCCCTGCGCTGCCAGAAGCGAAGTAA
- a CDS encoding helix-turn-helix transcriptional regulator has protein sequence MKPVIIDRETGVELWTATQCAEFSGTARGTFTSYAGRGRAPQPVTKFNGLTLWNSDEIKEWQEKRLAKSSRSKGD, from the coding sequence ATGAAGCCTGTGATTATCGACCGAGAGACTGGCGTGGAATTGTGGACCGCCACGCAGTGCGCTGAATTTTCCGGTACTGCCCGCGGTACCTTCACGAGTTACGCTGGCCGCGGACGAGCCCCTCAGCCCGTCACCAAGTTCAATGGCCTGACTCTGTGGAACTCCGACGAGATCAAGGAATGGCAGGAAAAGCGACTCGCGAAGAGCTCACGCTCGAAGGGTGACTAA